A single Penaeus chinensis breed Huanghai No. 1 chromosome 7, ASM1920278v2, whole genome shotgun sequence DNA region contains:
- the LOC125027409 gene encoding uncharacterized protein LOC125027409 isoform X2, which yields MSAHKKLIIKYLFLIIMTLNQGIHVTSSAETKSNTCRNNVHVYDKLKIKLKCLVSEFSQPKQVWVQIIGQLYSIMDETPLRPAVIMVAVPQDTKRESMCFVQHISESVAASFDDSSYIVYNAKSDSHLDPFMMKQILDGKLQQLQTSHVAIINGMESIPGNASLILHGYCDNDNAPYKQRLIFLILNLPIQYAALQEEKLDKVIDEYLLELWGTQLKVKDVSALVARVASMPVLVQPEREEMLDCLCPL from the exons ATGTCAGCACATAAAAAGCTAATAATAAAATACTTATTCCTTATAATCATGACATTAAACCAAGGAATTCATGTCACATCCTCTGCAGAAACAAAGAGCAACACCTGTAGAAATAATGTGCATGTTTACGACAAACTGAAAATCAAGCTAAAATGCCTTGTATCAGAATTCTCACAGCCTAAACAAGTCTGGGTACAGATTATTGGACAGTTATATTCTATTATGGATGAAACACCCCTGAGACCTGCAGTTATAATGGTTGCTGTTCCTCAAGATACAAAACGAGAGAGTATGTGTTTTGTTCAGCATATTTCTGAGAGTGTTGCTGCTTCATTTGAtg ATTCATCATATATAGTCTACAATGCCAAAAGTGATAGTCACTTGGATCCTTTTATGATGAAGCAAATTTTGGACGGTAAACTTCAACAACTACAAACTTCACACGTAGCAATAATCAATGGCATGGAGTCAATTCCAGGCAACGCTTCACTGATTCTTCATGGTtactgtgataatgacaatgcaccTTATAAGCAG AGGCTCATCTTTCTAATACTCAATCTACCAATACAATACGCAGCTTTACAAGAGGAAAAACTGGACAAAGTCATCGATGAGTACCTGCTTGAACTATGGGGGACACAGCTCAAAGTCAAAGATGTCTCTGCATTAGTGGCCAGAGTTGCCAGCATGCCCGTGCTTGTACAGCCTGAGAGAGAAGAAATGCTGGATTGCTTGTGTCCACTTTGA
- the LOC125027409 gene encoding uncharacterized protein LOC125027409 isoform X1, which yields MEETRTKIHNTMSAHKKLIIKYLFLIIMTLNQGIHVTSSAETKSNTCRNNVHVYDKLKIKLKCLVSEFSQPKQVWVQIIGQLYSIMDETPLRPAVIMVAVPQDTKRESMCFVQHISESVAASFDDSSYIVYNAKSDSHLDPFMMKQILDGKLQQLQTSHVAIINGMESIPGNASLILHGYCDNDNAPYKQRLIFLILNLPIQYAALQEEKLDKVIDEYLLELWGTQLKVKDVSALVARVASMPVLVQPEREEMLDCLCPL from the exons ATggaag AGACACGTACAAAAATACACAATACCATGTCAGCACATAAAAAGCTAATAATAAAATACTTATTCCTTATAATCATGACATTAAACCAAGGAATTCATGTCACATCCTCTGCAGAAACAAAGAGCAACACCTGTAGAAATAATGTGCATGTTTACGACAAACTGAAAATCAAGCTAAAATGCCTTGTATCAGAATTCTCACAGCCTAAACAAGTCTGGGTACAGATTATTGGACAGTTATATTCTATTATGGATGAAACACCCCTGAGACCTGCAGTTATAATGGTTGCTGTTCCTCAAGATACAAAACGAGAGAGTATGTGTTTTGTTCAGCATATTTCTGAGAGTGTTGCTGCTTCATTTGAtg ATTCATCATATATAGTCTACAATGCCAAAAGTGATAGTCACTTGGATCCTTTTATGATGAAGCAAATTTTGGACGGTAAACTTCAACAACTACAAACTTCACACGTAGCAATAATCAATGGCATGGAGTCAATTCCAGGCAACGCTTCACTGATTCTTCATGGTtactgtgataatgacaatgcaccTTATAAGCAG AGGCTCATCTTTCTAATACTCAATCTACCAATACAATACGCAGCTTTACAAGAGGAAAAACTGGACAAAGTCATCGATGAGTACCTGCTTGAACTATGGGGGACACAGCTCAAAGTCAAAGATGTCTCTGCATTAGTGGCCAGAGTTGCCAGCATGCCCGTGCTTGTACAGCCTGAGAGAGAAGAAATGCTGGATTGCTTGTGTCCACTTTGA